Proteins co-encoded in one Desulfoplanes formicivorans genomic window:
- a CDS encoding secondary thiamine-phosphate synthase enzyme YjbQ translates to MDTICVRTRQRETLQDITPLVEEYLATHACTRGVLTLYSPHTTCAVTINEGCDPDVARDMMQTLGRLVPRQGDYRHAEGNSDAHVKTSLVGSSQQLLVEGGTLCLGTWQRVFLAEFDGPRARTLWVMWMGA, encoded by the coding sequence ATGGACACCATATGCGTACGGACGCGGCAGCGCGAAACCTTGCAGGACATTACACCCCTTGTGGAAGAGTACCTTGCGACGCATGCATGCACCCGGGGTGTACTCACCCTGTACTCGCCCCATACCACCTGCGCCGTGACTATCAACGAGGGATGCGATCCTGATGTGGCCCGGGACATGATGCAGACCCTTGGGCGCCTTGTTCCCCGACAGGGGGATTATCGACACGCCGAAGGCAACAGCGATGCCCATGTCAAGACATCCCTGGTCGGCTCCAGTCAGCAGCTTCTGGTGGAAGGCGGCACCTTGTGCCTGGGCACCTGGCAGCGGGTCTTTCTGGCCGAGTTTGACGGACCACGCGCGCGGACCCTGTGGGTCATGTGGATGGGAGCGTGA
- a CDS encoding branched-chain amino acid transaminase, protein MVDAGKIWFDGKLVPQAEANVNVLCHTLHYGTAVFEGIRCYACPQDSAVFRLQDHVRRLFESAKILQFDIAFSQEDICQAILETLKINNLAEGYIRPLVFLGAGGMGVNPGDNPVHVIIASWAWGAYLGQEALEKGIRVRTSSFTRQHVNAMMTKSKAAGNYVNSVLAKKEALQDGYDEAMLLDAQGYVSEATGENIFIVRDGIIRTPPLGSILAGLTRNSLIRIARDLGYEVLEQRFSRDEVYTADEAFFCGTAAEVTPICQVDRRQIGAGHAGPVTKALQKAFFAIVKGENPDYDRWLTHYSL, encoded by the coding sequence ATGGTAGATGCGGGCAAGATCTGGTTTGATGGGAAGCTGGTTCCCCAGGCTGAAGCGAACGTTAACGTGCTGTGTCACACCCTGCATTACGGAACCGCCGTGTTCGAGGGAATCCGGTGCTATGCATGTCCCCAGGACTCCGCAGTATTCCGGTTGCAGGATCATGTACGCCGTCTTTTCGAGTCGGCCAAGATTCTGCAGTTCGACATTGCTTTTTCCCAGGAAGACATCTGCCAAGCCATCCTTGAGACCCTCAAGATCAATAACCTTGCCGAAGGGTATATCCGGCCGCTGGTATTTCTTGGCGCCGGCGGCATGGGCGTCAATCCCGGCGACAATCCGGTTCATGTGATCATCGCCTCCTGGGCATGGGGAGCCTATCTGGGCCAGGAAGCCCTGGAAAAGGGTATCCGGGTTCGCACATCCAGCTTCACCCGCCAGCATGTCAATGCCATGATGACCAAGAGCAAGGCCGCAGGCAATTATGTCAATTCGGTTCTGGCCAAGAAAGAGGCCCTGCAGGACGGGTATGACGAGGCCATGCTTCTGGACGCCCAGGGCTATGTTTCCGAGGCCACGGGCGAGAACATTTTCATTGTCAGGGACGGCATCATCCGCACGCCCCCTTTGGGATCCATCCTGGCCGGCCTGACCCGCAACTCTCTCATCCGCATTGCCCGGGATCTCGGGTATGAAGTCCTTGAACAGCGTTTCAGCCGGGATGAAGTGTACACGGCTGACGAGGCCTTTTTCTGCGGAACGGCCGCCGAAGTCACGCCCATTTGCCAGGTGGACCGCCGTCAGATCGGCGCCGGTCATGCCGGGCCTGTGACCAAGGCCCTGCAAAAGGCGTTTTTTGCCATCGTCAAGGGCGAGAATCCCGATTACGACCGGTGGCTGACCCACTATTCCCTGTAA
- the dnaX gene encoding DNA polymerase III subunit gamma/tau has protein sequence MSKEALTATYRPQTFKQVAGQEAIKTILSRAAAEDRIAPAYLFSGTRGVGKTTIARIFAKAINCQDAPAPEPCNACRFCDQITKGASVDVMEIDGASNTGVDNVRRLQENVAYAPLDCRYKVIIIDEAHMLSKAAFNALLKTLEEPPGHVVFIMATTEPEKFPQTIISRCQHYVFKRLPQQELVDHLSFILEQEGVSFELPAVHLLARRGAGSVRDSMSLLAQVLALGKDGLRVREVREVLGLADQELYIDLVKAIAAQDLGALGRIQNEVLDKGLDLIFFLRELVLCWRNLFLFKQMGDKARELIDLPQEEVEAWQACVPLFTPAHVHACWQMTLEGQRRVQASLEPGLDLEMLLVNLSYLPSLLPLGKVTPATPPSSPQTTGGTPAEGQAVSSASTGFAARTSEHEESGVTGKPLHAPTRAEERHEGGPQPSAPQAAVHETPAPMTTGLDSGGVSSSSRPLDWSGFVRFCQSHKGTEGHGFMFLLQVQGVIEDDLIRILCSKDFVYQQCSRQEVVSRLKILATEWAGKPMDIRVEPPREQTRMSPGEVRKKALADPLVKEVMDTFGAQVVDIRKR, from the coding sequence ATGAGCAAGGAAGCCCTTACCGCCACGTACAGGCCCCAGACCTTCAAACAGGTTGCCGGGCAAGAGGCCATCAAGACGATCCTTTCCAGGGCCGCTGCCGAAGATCGTATCGCCCCGGCCTATCTTTTCAGCGGGACCCGGGGGGTGGGCAAGACCACCATTGCCAGGATCTTTGCCAAGGCCATCAATTGTCAGGATGCACCCGCGCCGGAACCGTGCAATGCCTGCCGGTTCTGCGATCAGATCACCAAGGGGGCCAGCGTGGATGTCATGGAGATCGACGGCGCGTCCAACACCGGAGTGGACAATGTGCGCAGGCTTCAGGAAAATGTGGCGTACGCGCCCCTTGACTGCCGGTACAAGGTGATCATTATCGACGAGGCGCACATGCTTTCCAAGGCGGCCTTCAACGCCTTGCTCAAGACCCTGGAAGAACCCCCAGGCCACGTGGTCTTCATCATGGCCACAACCGAGCCGGAAAAATTTCCTCAGACCATCATCAGCCGTTGTCAGCATTATGTGTTCAAGCGGCTGCCCCAGCAGGAGCTGGTGGACCACCTTTCGTTCATCCTGGAGCAGGAAGGCGTTTCCTTTGAGCTGCCAGCCGTGCACCTGCTGGCCCGAAGGGGTGCGGGAAGCGTGCGTGATTCCATGTCCCTGCTGGCCCAGGTGCTTGCCCTGGGAAAGGATGGGCTCCGAGTGCGTGAAGTGCGCGAGGTCCTCGGGCTGGCTGATCAGGAATTGTACATTGATCTGGTCAAGGCCATTGCGGCCCAGGATCTGGGAGCCCTTGGCCGCATCCAGAACGAGGTGCTGGACAAGGGACTGGATCTTATTTTTTTCTTGCGTGAACTGGTTCTTTGCTGGCGCAATCTTTTCCTGTTCAAGCAAATGGGGGACAAGGCCCGGGAACTCATTGATCTTCCCCAGGAGGAAGTGGAGGCCTGGCAGGCCTGTGTTCCCCTGTTTACTCCGGCTCATGTACATGCCTGCTGGCAGATGACCCTTGAAGGGCAGCGCAGGGTACAAGCCAGCCTTGAACCGGGCCTGGATCTGGAAATGCTCCTGGTCAACCTGAGCTATCTTCCCAGCCTGCTGCCCCTGGGCAAGGTCACACCCGCAACACCCCCGTCTTCTCCCCAGACCACGGGGGGAACTCCTGCCGAAGGTCAGGCAGTTTCCTCTGCATCCACTGGTTTTGCGGCCAGGACCTCGGAGCACGAGGAGTCAGGAGTCACGGGGAAACCTTTGCATGCGCCGACAAGGGCTGAAGAACGGCATGAAGGCGGGCCGCAGCCCTCTGCTCCCCAGGCAGCAGTACACGAGACCCCGGCACCCATGACAACGGGTTTGGATTCCGGGGGCGTGTCCTCTTCGTCCCGGCCCCTCGACTGGTCCGGATTCGTGAGATTCTGTCAGTCCCACAAGGGGACAGAAGGGCATGGCTTCATGTTTCTCTTGCAGGTTCAGGGCGTTATTGAGGATGACCTCATCAGAATTCTCTGTTCCAAGGATTTCGTGTACCAGCAGTGTTCCCGCCAGGAAGTCGTCTCCAGACTCAAAATCCTTGCCACGGAATGGGCGGGCAAGCCCATGGATATCCGGGTCGAGCCTCCCCGGGAACAAACCCGCATGTCGCCGGGGGAGGTTCGCAAGAAGGCTTTGGCCGATCCCCTGGTCAAGGAAGTCATGGACACCTTTGGGGCCCAGGTGGTCGATATCAGGAAGCGCTGA
- a CDS encoding YbaB/EbfC family nucleoid-associated protein, with protein sequence MGLNDILRQAQIMQKKMTQMQEDLKTRTVEASSGGGMVTVTASGAREILSLSIDPAVVDPQDVDMLQDLILAAVNEALKKATQMAEEEMGQLTGGMKIPGMF encoded by the coding sequence ATGGGACTCAACGATATATTGCGCCAGGCGCAGATAATGCAGAAGAAAATGACCCAGATGCAGGAGGATCTCAAAACCAGGACCGTGGAGGCCTCCTCCGGTGGCGGCATGGTTACGGTCACAGCCTCTGGTGCCCGGGAAATCCTGTCTCTTTCCATCGACCCGGCCGTGGTGGATCCCCAGGATGTGGACATGCTTCAGGATCTGATCCTTGCTGCCGTGAACGAGGCCCTGAAAAAGGCCACGCAAATGGCCGAGGAGGAAATGGGTCAGCTTACCGGCGGCATGAAGATTCCCGGCATGTTCTAG
- the recR gene encoding recombination mediator RecR produces the protein MVNLPQPLQDVVERLSSLPGVGPKSALRMAMTLLKWPEPQARGLGQSILSLRENLSICSVCGSLSDSDPCSICADPRRETGQLCVVGEWDSLLVMEEAGGYGGRYFILGGLLSPLDGINPGDLELEGLRTLLAQGNIGEVILALGTTGDAEATGSYLKNMLQKEFPDIGITRLAQGIPLGAEVKYMDRNTLRQSLAYRQKI, from the coding sequence TTGGTGAATCTTCCCCAACCCTTACAAGATGTTGTTGAACGACTTTCCTCCCTTCCGGGAGTTGGTCCCAAGAGTGCCCTGCGCATGGCCATGACCCTGCTCAAGTGGCCCGAACCCCAGGCCCGGGGACTCGGTCAGAGTATTCTTTCTCTGCGCGAGAATCTGTCCATCTGTTCCGTGTGCGGCAGTCTGTCCGATAGTGATCCCTGTTCCATTTGTGCCGATCCCAGGCGCGAGACCGGCCAGCTCTGCGTGGTGGGGGAGTGGGATTCCCTGCTGGTCATGGAAGAGGCCGGAGGCTATGGGGGACGCTATTTCATTCTGGGGGGACTGCTGTCTCCCCTTGACGGGATCAATCCCGGGGACCTGGAACTCGAAGGTCTGAGAACTCTCTTGGCCCAGGGAAACATTGGTGAAGTGATTCTGGCCCTGGGAACCACCGGAGACGCCGAGGCCACGGGATCATATCTCAAGAATATGCTTCAAAAGGAATTTCCCGATATCGGCATCACCCGGCTGGCCCAGGGCATTCCTCTGGGAGCCGAGGTCAAGTACATGGATCGGAATACCCTGCGCCAGTCACTTGCGTACCGGCAGAAAATCTGA
- the recD2 gene encoding SF1B family DNA helicase RecD2: MTQDSTSTRTLKGEVATIVFANSENGFVIARLRARGEPGQVTVVGTLGEVVPGEMLELTGTWKEHPKFGRQFQAETCVQVLPATINGIRRYLSSGCIKGIGPTMAGKLVEHFGARVLDILDEDPQQLLKVPGLGKKTLVKIRESWEKQREIRSLMLFLQEYGIAPTFAGKIFKRYGIQAVERLKQDPYQLVYEIRGIGFATADAMALKLGFAQDSPQRVQAGIMYVLYQQGERGHLFYPADALLEKAAHALGDIDAPLLQEGLVRLQEAKRIVVEDLPQQDVHQAVYPHFFYRMEREIVSRLQAIASHRVHVDEDKLAGVIREQEARSRVTLSPEQREAVLGACENNIYIITGGPGTGKTTITRMVARALSSLGLEVKLAAPTGRAAKRLAEATGRSASTIHRLLKYDPVGSDGFVFNEDKKLKVDALIVDEVSMLDCVLCLHLLRALPLTCRIVLVGDVNQLPSVGPGNLLRDCLESGVLPHKRLTTIFRQARESMIVVNAHRINEGEFPLGATRPVPQADFFWVENDDPLRIQQLIVKTACERIPEVYGLDPMRDVQVLTPMHKGDVGTQTLNSLLQERLNPHGPEIARGQRKYRVGDRVLQMRNNYDKDVFNGDLGWIVSLDPKAETLQIDFEGREVEYGFDELDELSLAYAVSVHKSQGSEYPAVIMPVVTQHYMLLQRNLIYTGLTRARKLAVMLGSHRALSIGLSNKDSSKRFTHLVYRLQEEF, translated from the coding sequence ATGACCCAGGACAGTACATCGACCCGAACCCTCAAGGGCGAGGTGGCGACCATTGTTTTCGCAAACAGCGAAAACGGGTTTGTCATCGCACGCCTGCGGGCTCGTGGCGAGCCCGGGCAGGTCACGGTGGTGGGGACTCTGGGCGAAGTGGTCCCCGGGGAAATGCTTGAACTCACCGGGACCTGGAAGGAACATCCCAAGTTCGGGCGGCAGTTTCAGGCCGAAACCTGTGTGCAGGTCCTTCCGGCCACCATCAACGGGATCAGGAGGTATTTGAGTTCCGGGTGTATCAAGGGTATCGGGCCGACCATGGCCGGCAAACTGGTGGAGCACTTCGGGGCCCGTGTTCTGGACATCCTGGACGAGGATCCCCAACAGCTGCTCAAAGTCCCCGGCCTGGGCAAAAAGACTCTGGTCAAGATCAGGGAATCCTGGGAAAAACAGCGGGAAATCCGTTCCCTCATGCTTTTTCTGCAGGAGTACGGGATCGCCCCCACCTTTGCCGGAAAGATTTTCAAACGCTATGGCATTCAGGCTGTGGAGCGTCTCAAACAGGATCCCTATCAGCTGGTGTACGAGATCCGGGGGATCGGATTTGCAACGGCCGATGCCATGGCCCTGAAGCTGGGGTTTGCCCAGGATTCTCCCCAACGTGTCCAGGCCGGAATCATGTATGTTCTCTATCAGCAGGGAGAACGGGGCCATCTGTTCTATCCGGCTGATGCGTTGCTGGAAAAGGCGGCCCATGCCCTGGGTGACATTGACGCCCCTCTGCTCCAGGAGGGGCTGGTCAGGCTGCAGGAAGCCAAACGCATTGTGGTTGAGGATCTTCCCCAACAGGATGTCCATCAGGCCGTGTACCCGCATTTTTTCTACCGCATGGAACGGGAGATCGTTTCCCGGCTCCAGGCCATTGCCTCTCACCGGGTTCATGTGGACGAGGACAAGCTGGCCGGGGTCATCAGGGAACAGGAAGCCCGTTCCCGGGTCACTTTATCCCCTGAGCAGCGCGAGGCCGTGCTCGGGGCCTGCGAGAACAATATCTACATCATCACCGGCGGTCCGGGAACAGGCAAGACCACCATCACGCGCATGGTGGCCCGGGCCTTGAGCTCCCTGGGCCTTGAAGTAAAACTTGCCGCGCCCACGGGCCGGGCTGCCAAGCGCCTTGCCGAGGCCACGGGCAGATCCGCTTCGACCATCCATCGCCTTCTCAAGTATGATCCCGTTGGCAGTGACGGCTTCGTGTTCAACGAAGACAAAAAGCTCAAGGTGGACGCCCTGATTGTGGACGAAGTGTCTATGCTGGATTGCGTCCTTTGTCTGCATCTTTTGCGCGCACTGCCCCTGACCTGCCGCATCGTGCTGGTGGGAGATGTGAACCAGCTCCCTTCGGTGGGGCCGGGCAATCTGCTGCGGGACTGTCTGGAGAGTGGGGTTTTGCCCCACAAGCGGCTGACTACCATTTTTCGCCAGGCCAGGGAGAGCATGATTGTGGTCAACGCCCACCGCATCAACGAGGGCGAGTTTCCCCTGGGTGCCACCCGACCGGTCCCCCAGGCGGATTTTTTCTGGGTGGAAAACGATGATCCCCTGCGCATTCAACAGCTCATTGTAAAGACGGCCTGCGAGCGGATTCCTGAGGTGTACGGCCTTGATCCCATGCGCGATGTCCAGGTGCTCACCCCCATGCACAAGGGCGATGTGGGCACCCAGACCCTCAACAGCCTGCTCCAGGAGCGCCTCAATCCCCACGGGCCGGAGATTGCCAGGGGACAGCGCAAGTATCGGGTGGGGGATCGTGTTTTGCAGATGCGCAACAACTATGACAAGGACGTGTTCAACGGCGATCTCGGGTGGATCGTTTCCCTGGATCCCAAGGCCGAGACCCTGCAGATCGACTTTGAGGGCAGGGAGGTGGAGTACGGGTTCGATGAGCTGGACGAGCTTTCCCTGGCCTATGCCGTGAGCGTGCACAAGTCCCAGGGCAGTGAGTACCCGGCCGTGATCATGCCCGTGGTCACCCAGCATTACATGCTTTTGCAGCGAAATCTCATCTACACGGGCCTTACCCGGGCCCGCAAACTGGCCGTGATGCTCGGCTCCCACCGGGCCCTGTCCATTGGCCTTTCCAACAAGGACAGCTCCAAGCGTTTCACCCATCTTGTCTATCGGCTGCAGGAAGAGTTCTGA
- a CDS encoding DUF4198 domain-containing protein, whose product MVRIALSLVFGWLILCFPAPGFAHFGMIIPSASMVDRQSRNLGLTMSFSHPFAQEGMELVKPLHAGVFLEGTMTDLAKDLRKTTVFGHTAWSVNYRVKRPGVYTFVMEPHPYWEPAEDCFIIHYTKTIVGAFGEEEGWERPAGLKTEIVPLTRPFGLYAGNVFQGQILLDGKPAPHTPVEIEYYNPHGPMQAPHPYLATQVVRADANGVFTVGIPAAGWWGFAGLNTADYQIRQKGTPKDVELGAVLWVEVVPWPEP is encoded by the coding sequence ATGGTTCGGATAGCCCTGTCTTTGGTTTTTGGCTGGTTGATTCTCTGTTTTCCCGCCCCTGGATTCGCCCATTTCGGCATGATCATTCCTTCGGCTTCCATGGTGGACAGGCAATCCCGAAACCTCGGCCTGACCATGAGTTTTTCCCACCCCTTTGCCCAGGAAGGCATGGAACTGGTCAAACCCCTGCATGCGGGCGTTTTTCTGGAGGGAACCATGACGGATTTGGCAAAGGACCTTCGGAAAACCACGGTATTTGGTCATACGGCATGGTCTGTCAACTACAGGGTCAAGCGTCCCGGAGTGTATACCTTTGTGATGGAACCCCACCCCTATTGGGAGCCGGCAGAGGATTGTTTTATCATCCATTACACCAAGACCATTGTGGGCGCCTTTGGCGAGGAAGAAGGGTGGGAACGACCCGCAGGTTTGAAAACCGAAATCGTGCCCCTGACGCGTCCCTTTGGGCTGTATGCCGGCAATGTCTTTCAGGGCCAGATATTGCTGGACGGCAAGCCGGCTCCCCATACACCCGTGGAAATCGAATATTACAATCCCCATGGCCCCATGCAGGCGCCCCATCCCTATCTGGCGACTCAGGTTGTGCGGGCGGATGCGAACGGTGTGTTCACTGTTGGCATCCCAGCGGCAGGCTGGTGGGGTTTTGCCGGTCTGAACACGGCTGACTATCAGATTCGTCAGAAGGGAACCCCCAAGGATGTGGAACTGGGCGCTGTTCTGTGGGTTGAAGTAGTACCCTGGCCGGAACCGTAG
- the cbiM gene encoding cobalt transporter CbiM has translation MHISEGVLSAPVLLAGGCLTLAGLTIALKKMDYDSLPLVAVMAAAFFVASLIHVPLGPSNVHLILNGALGLVLGWGAVLAIFIALLLQAVLFQFGGLVVLGVNTVIMAVPALMVWMLCGRGIHSTGRVAVICAFLAGALSIGLTALLAAGALWLSGSDLLATAGLLVAAHVPIMLLEGGMTAALVGFLKKIKPEMLA, from the coding sequence ATGCATATTTCCGAGGGCGTGCTTTCGGCTCCCGTGCTTCTCGCAGGGGGCTGTCTGACGCTGGCGGGGCTGACCATCGCCCTGAAAAAAATGGATTACGATTCCCTTCCCCTGGTTGCGGTCATGGCGGCTGCCTTTTTTGTGGCTTCGCTGATTCATGTCCCCCTGGGGCCTTCCAACGTGCATCTCATCCTCAACGGTGCCCTGGGACTGGTTCTTGGCTGGGGGGCTGTTTTGGCCATTTTCATTGCCCTGCTGCTCCAGGCCGTGCTGTTTCAGTTCGGGGGACTGGTGGTTCTGGGGGTCAATACCGTCATCATGGCCGTGCCCGCCCTTATGGTGTGGATGCTTTGTGGCCGGGGCATCCACTCCACGGGACGAGTAGCCGTTATCTGCGCCTTTCTGGCCGGGGCCTTGTCCATCGGGTTGACCGCCTTGCTCGCGGCTGGGGCCCTGTGGCTTTCCGGGAGCGATCTTCTGGCAACGGCTGGCCTGCTTGTTGCGGCCCATGTGCCCATCATGCTTCTTGAAGGCGGGATGACCGCCGCGCTGGTGGGTTTTTTGAAAAAGATCAAACCGGAGATGCTGGCATGA